In Triticum aestivum cultivar Chinese Spring chromosome 5B, IWGSC CS RefSeq v2.1, whole genome shotgun sequence, the following proteins share a genomic window:
- the LOC123113681 gene encoding guanylate-binding protein 4, which yields MGHRWAPGICAVALLWLAAAAAGDPDPDELERAFPIVEPDYGHTKLRLSEQGLEAIRRIENPIAIVGVIGPYRSGKSFLLNQLLSLSCDKGFGVGHMRDTKTKGIWIWGKPVEMDVDGTKVSVLYLDTEGFESVGKSNVYDDRIFALATVLSSVLIYNLPETVREADISRLSFAVEIAEEFYGRVKGEEIAFEPAKLLWLIQRDFLQGKSVQQMVNEALQRVPNDNGNKYIDEVNQIRDSLAVMGNNSTAFSLPQPHLQRTKLCDMEDKELEPLYVSRREQLKQVVGSIIKPKFVQGKTLNGKEFVSFLQQILEALNKGEIPSTGSLVEIFNKAILERCLKVYKEKLEGLRLPVPVEKLQQIHEVANGEAKLLFDKQHFGKHHAVQSILKLEDEITKVYKNFLLANEYQSSKLCEARFSECEDQMDHLQVLKLPSMAKFNAGFFYCNRTFVMECVGPAKERYDHRMSKMLLKSRALFIKEYNNKLFNWLVTFALVMVVLGRFVIKFFLLEIAAWVMFIFLETYTRMFWSAESLYYNPAWHIIVSSWETIVYSPLLDLDRWAIPIALLLLFWLFYWRCFARRKRGSRSVLPLYKNSHKNSSRPRSD from the exons ATGGGGCACAGGTGGGCCCCGGGGATCTGCGCGGTGGCGCTGCTCTGgctcgccgcggccgccgccggagATCCCGATCCCGACGAGCTCGAGCGCGC GTTTCCGATTGTGGAGCCAGATTATGGCCACACTAAACTCCGTCTGTCAGAACAAGGTCTTGAGGCCATTCGGAGGATCGAAAATCCTATCGCTATTGTTGGT GTCATTGGTCCATATCGATCTGGAAAGTCTTTCCTTCTGAACCAACTTCTCTCCTTATCATGTGATAAAG GTTTTGGAGTTGGTCATATGCGGGATACTAAAACTAAAG GTATATGGATTTGGGGTAAACCTGTTGAGATGGATGTTGATGGCACCAAAGTATCTGTCCTTTATCTCGACACAGAAGGATTTGAGAGTGTTGGGAAGTCCAATGTATACGACGATAG GATATTTGCTTTGGCGACAGTCTTAAGTTCTGTGCTTATCTATAACCTTCCTGAGACg GTGCGTGAAGCTGATATATCGAGGCTCTCATTTGCTGTTGAAATAGCTGAAGAATTCTATGGAAG AGTGAAG GGAGAAGAGATTGCTTTTGAGCCGGCAAAGCTTCTCTGGCTTATCCAGAGGGATTTCCTGC AAGGAAAATCAGTTCAGCAAATGGTCAATGAAGCCCTCCAACGGGTGCCTAATGATAATG GAAACAAATATATTGACGAG GTCAATCAAATCAGAGATTCGTTGGCAGTTATGGGAAACAACAGCACTGCTTTTAGCTTGCCCCAG CCTCATCTACAAAGAACAAAGCTATGCGACATGGAGGACAAAGAGCTTGAGCCGTTATACGTTTCAAGGCGAGAGCAATTGAAGCAGGTTGTTGGATCCATCATTAAACCTAAATTTGTGCAGGGAAAAACTCTGAATGGAAAGGAATTTGTGTCCTTTCTGCAGCAG ATACTTGAAGCTTTGAATAAAGGAGAGATTCCATCAACGGGATCTCTTGTTGAAATTTTCAACAAGGCTATTCTTGAACGCTGTCTGAAGGTATATAAGGAAAAACTTGAGGGCTTACGTCTACCTGTACCAGTAGAGAAACTGCAGCAAATTCATGAGGTGGCGAATGGCGAAGCCAAATTGCTGTTTGATAAACAGCACTTTGGTAAGCATCATGCTGTACAGTCAATCCTCAAGCTTGAAGATGAGATTACAAAG GTGTACAAAAACTTCCTTCTAGCTAATGAGTATCAATCGTCCAAGCTTTGCGAAGCACGTTTCTCGGAATGTGAAGATCAAATGGATCACCTTCAAGTCTTGAAACTTCCTTCCATGGCAAAGTTCAATGCAGGTTTTTTTTACTGCAATCGGACTTTTGTAATGGAATGTGTGGGGCCTGCGAAGGAAAGATATGATCATAGGATGTCAAAG ATGCTCCTCAAATCTCGTGCTCTTTTCATCAAGGAGTACAATAACAAGCTCTTCAATTGGTTGGTGACCTTCGCTCTGGTCATGGTCGTGCTTGGGCGCTTTGTGATCAAGTTCTTTCTACTTGAAATTGCTGCATGGGTAATGTTTATCTTCCTGGAGACATATACAAGAATGTTCTGGTCAGCAGAATCGCTGTACTATAATCCAGCTTGGCACATAATCGTTTCATCCTGGGAAACCATCGTGTACAGTCCACTTCTCGATCTGGACAG ATGGGCGATCCCCATAGCCTTGTTGCTATTATTTTGGCTTTTTTACTGGCGTTGCTTTGCTAGAAGGAAACGTGGCAGCCGCTCGGTGCTGCCACTGTACAAGAACTCTCACAAGAACTCGAGTCGCCCTAGATCAGACTGA
- the LOC123113682 gene encoding bZIP transcription factor RISBZ2, which yields MERGVFSVEEIPDPFWGQPSPRPAGAAGGGGAEGAMNRCPSEWYFQKFLEEAVLDSPAADPAPMAGASGAGAAQVKQTAAAAAAAAPAATGAVVDPVEYNAMLKQKLEKDLAAVAMWRASGAMPPERFAASPSLPNADVQHIGTINPIGGKVVPVQNKLAVGASGMSGPHLVQNADALVKQAASSSSREQSEDDDMEGEDEITGNGVPTDQRLRRRKQSNRESARRSRSRKAAHLNELEAQVSQLRVENSSLLRRLADVNQKYNGAAVDNRVLKADVETLRAKVKMAEDSVKRVTGMSALFPAGSDMSSLSMPFTGSPSEATSDAAVPDDLSAYFSTSEAGGNNGYMPEMASSAQEDDNFLNEAMDTGKMGRPDSLHRVASLEHLQQRMCGGPASSGSTS from the exons ATGGAGCGCGGCGTCTTCTCCGTCGAGGAGATCCCCGACCCCTTCTGGGGCCAGCCGTCGCCGCGCCcggcgggggcggccggaggggGCGGCGCGGAGGGCGCGATGAACCGGTGCCCGTCCGAGTGGTACTTCCAGAAGTTCCTCGAGGAGGCCGTGCTCGACAGCCCCGCCGCCGACCCTGCCCCGATGGCCGGTGCTAGCGGGGCCGGGGCCGCGCAGGTGAAGCagaccgccgctgccgctgccgcggcggcgccggcggcgacgggcgcggtgGTGGACCCGGTGGAGTACAACGCCATGCTCAAGCAGAAGCTGGAGAAggacctcgccgccgtcgccatgtGGAGG GCCTCTGGTGCCATGCCTCCAGAACGTTTTGCAGCTAGTCCGTCATTGCCAAATGCAGATGTTCAGCATATAGGCACTATTAATCCCATAGGAG GCAAGGTGGTTCCAGTTCAAAACAAGCTAGCTGTTGGCGCAAGTGGGATGTCGGGTCCGCATCTGGTACAAAATGCCGATGCCCTTGTAAAGCAAGCCGCTAGCTCTTCTTCGCGGGAGCAGTCAGAAGATGATGATATGGAAGGAGAAGACGAGATCACTGGGAATGGGGTCCCTACTGATCAAAGACTGCGGAGGAG GAAGCAATCCAATCGGGAATCGGCCAGGCGTTCAAGAAGCAGAAAGGCAGCTCACCTGAATGAGCTAGAAGCACAG GTATCACAGTTAAGAGTTGAAAACTCCTCACTGTTAAGGCGGCTTGCTGATGTTAATCAGAAATACAATGGTGCTGCCGTTGACAATAGGGTATTAAAAGCAGATGTTGAAACCTTGAGAGCAAAG gtgaagatggcagaggaCTCGGTGAAGCGGGTGACAGGCATGAGCGCTCTGTTCCCTGCGGGCTCTGACATGTCGTCCCTCAGCATGCCCTTCACCGGCTCCCCATCAGAGGCCACCTCCGACGCGGCCGTCCCGGACGACCTTAGCGCTTACTTCTCCACAAGCGAGGCCGGAGGTAACAACGGATACATGCCCGAGATGGCCTCCTCGGCGCAAGAGGATGACAATTTCCTCAATGAGGCCATGGATACCGGCAAGATGGGCAGACCTGACTCGCTGCATCGTGTGGCGAGCCTGGAGCACCTCCAGCAGAGGATGTGTGGCGGACCGGCTTCATCCGGATCGACCTCGTAG